gaaaaaaaaatacaggtGGGGTTGGGAATGGTCAATACATTTCGTAGTACGTAAATATAAAGTAAGTAATAAATTGTTATAAGCCTTTTAGTGGCGCTTGAGTAAAGGTCCTCACAATATTTGTGGGTCATGGGTATGTCCTTGTTTAAAGCTTTTCACATGCAAACTATAAATGGATATTGGTGGCCAAAAAAGCATTTCAAAGTTGAAATGGAAATTTTATCCACAATTACTATAGTtaacaaaataaacaagatATTAGGTAATAGTCTCTACTGTATAATGTCCTTCTTATCCACAATTTCAAAGTGGTTATATGTTTTTGATGTAGCTGCAACGGGTGCCGGTTTCATTGCAAGAGACATAACATTTGAGAACTGGGCCGGGCCAAGCAAGCACCAGGCCGTGGCCCTCCGGGTCGGGGCGGACCACGCCGTGATCTACCGGTGCAACGTGATTGGGTACCAAGACACACTCTACGCCCACTCGCAGCGCCAATTCTACCGAGAGTGCGACATCTACGGCACGGTGGACTTCATCTTCGGCAACGCGGCCGTGGTGTTCCAGAACTGCAGCATCCACGCGCGGAAGCCGATACCCTTCCAAAAAAACACCATCACGGCCCAAAACCGCAAGGACCCTAACCAAAACACGGGCATCTCGATCCACGCATGCCGGATCGTGGCCGAGCCAGACCTGGCCGAGGCGAAGGGCGCCTACCCGACGTACCTAGGGCGGCCGTGGAAGCTGTACTCGCGGACGGTGTTCTTGCAGTCGTACTTGGGGGACCACATCCACCCGAGAGGGTGGTTGGAGTGGAATGCCACGTTTGCACTGGACACGTTGTACTATGGGGAGTACATGAGCTACGGCCCCGGTGGCGCCATTGGTCAGCGCGTGACGTGGCCGGGGTATCGTGTGATCACGGCCGTGGAGGAGGCGAACAAGTTCACGGTGGCGCAGTTCATTTACGGGTCTTCGTGGCTGCCCTCCACCGGTGTGGCGTTCTCGGCCGGCCTATCAACTTGAATGatattaataataatgatgaaaataatattttatagaGTGTATAAGGAAAATACTTGCCTTTACATTAGGgttcaatttatttatatggtatatataatataatccCCTTTTTTAAAAGGGTTTTCTCATGTGTACATGTGATTTGTTACATTGAATTTCAAAGAATCTATCATTAATTAATGGTactatagattttttatttggaGTAAATAAAGTGTGACTAAtaaaattacgaaaaaaatagATGAACTGTATCTCTTATTTTTAGGGGGGATTGACACTATCTATATATTGCTCTTTTTGATTAGGACTTTTACTCAGGTCGGTGGGTGGAAGGATGTATTATTCTCTTCGATGCATGCATCTttcatagtaatttttttttgttagagaCTAATATAgaacaatatttatttataatcatACAAGCACATAAATTTATCTAATCACGTGCAAGCATTAAATAAATCAACTGATATTATTATAAATCATAAATTAATGTATGTCCAGAGTAGAGAAACAATGAATAGGAATTCTTGTATGTCGGTGGGGTTGCAAATATTTATGAGTTAGACCAACTAATTATGTGATCCACAAGAATTGTGCAAATACAAATGGGGCCATGTGAAAGACTAGACACAGGTGCAGCTAATTATGTAACATGCATTTCTTTGATAGTATCGTGAAAAATTACGCATATATATgtaaaatttcatttatatcataaaaattaattaagaacACAATTAAAACAATGCATTAGATATATATAAAGTTATTCGATtcacaattaaattatttattcccgaaaaaacaaaatgaaaatttagctccttataaaatatatttatgtccaaaaatataaaatataattgcactcattttatgaaacaaaattgttgtatatgtgtattttgaattttgatgacTGTCAATCTATATGCAATAAAACATGAGATTATTGGCACCTCAATGAGTATCTAAAATATTAAATGTTGCACGAatcatcatttcaaaataaaatacatt
The window above is part of the Salvia splendens isolate huo1 unplaced genomic scaffold, SspV2 ctg199, whole genome shotgun sequence genome. Proteins encoded here:
- the LOC121789289 gene encoding probable pectinesterase/pectinesterase inhibitor 34; its protein translation is MFIGDGKGKTVISGGKSIQDNMTTFHTATFAATGAGFIARDITFENWAGPSKHQAVALRVGADHAVIYRCNVIGYQDTLYAHSQRQFYRECDIYGTVDFIFGNAAVVFQNCSIHARKPIPFQKNTITAQNRKDPNQNTGISIHACRIVAEPDLAEAKGAYPTYLGRPWKLYSRTVFLQSYLGDHIHPRGWLEWNATFALDTLYYGEYMSYGPGGAIGQRVTWPGYRVITAVEEANKFTVAQFIYGSSWLPSTGVAFSAGLST